One Methylocaldum marinum DNA window includes the following coding sequences:
- a CDS encoding Rieske 2Fe-2S domain-containing protein yields the protein MMNTRETSLRSPPGFVEAGNSRQKARAAGLDPDRWYAVEYDSAVRKGQVREVVFWNSAIALFRGEDGGLAAVQNHCPHRQLKLSHGVVERCHLRCAYHGWSFDREGRLVDYSHDSFGKPLIKSRLRTYPVQIRYGLIWVFPGDPALAEERKIPEIPELTGDNPWANFAVDFTWRTHHSMVIDNICDFAHAFLHRKYRPFIDAKLTHHESDENRVYLTYDAYMAAGPISGIFVDRNRVNTRSIELCYEYPYQWTNTGDSIKNWSFLLPIDERTTRVFFLFYFDSVKIPLISAKTPKWLTQMVLNIAKHWVFKPILLEDGVALEAEQRGYERHWDAPPIELNPVVPLFQQLTARKWEDYLARSAAPARGVRPGEPAAR from the coding sequence ATGATGAATACGCGAGAGACATCCTTGCGGTCGCCGCCCGGTTTCGTAGAAGCCGGCAATTCGCGGCAAAAAGCCCGTGCCGCGGGCCTGGATCCGGATCGCTGGTACGCCGTGGAATACGACAGCGCCGTCAGGAAAGGGCAGGTGAGGGAAGTCGTTTTCTGGAACAGCGCCATAGCTCTGTTCCGGGGCGAGGACGGCGGCCTCGCGGCCGTGCAGAATCACTGTCCGCATCGCCAGCTCAAGCTCAGTCATGGCGTCGTGGAACGGTGCCATCTGCGCTGCGCCTATCACGGCTGGTCTTTCGACCGGGAAGGCCGGCTGGTCGATTATTCCCACGACAGCTTCGGCAAGCCGCTCATCAAGAGCCGCCTGCGCACCTACCCGGTACAAATCCGCTACGGCCTGATCTGGGTATTCCCGGGCGATCCCGCGCTGGCGGAAGAGCGTAAGATTCCGGAGATTCCCGAACTCACCGGCGACAATCCCTGGGCCAATTTTGCCGTGGATTTCACCTGGCGTACCCACCACTCCATGGTGATCGACAATATCTGCGACTTCGCCCATGCTTTCCTGCACCGGAAGTACCGCCCTTTCATCGACGCCAAGCTGACCCATCACGAGTCCGACGAGAATCGGGTTTACCTGACTTACGACGCTTACATGGCCGCCGGCCCGATTTCGGGGATCTTCGTCGACCGTAACCGGGTCAACACCCGCTCGATAGAGCTCTGCTACGAATATCCCTACCAGTGGACCAACACCGGCGACAGCATCAAGAACTGGTCTTTTCTGCTGCCCATCGACGAGCGGACCACCCGGGTGTTTTTTCTGTTCTATTTCGACAGCGTGAAAATTCCCCTGATCTCCGCGAAAACGCCGAAATGGCTGACCCAGATGGTGCTGAATATCGCCAAACATTGGGTGTTCAAGCCCATATTGCTGGAGGACGGGGTTGCCCTGGAAGCCGAGCAACGGGGCTACGAACGGCATTGGGATGCACCGCCCATAGAACTCAATCCCGTGGTGCCGCTGTTCCAGCAGTTGACGGCGCGCAAGTGGGAGGATTATCTCGCCCGATCGGCGGCACCGGCGCGCGGGGTCAGGCCGGGAGAACCGGCCGCACGGTAG
- a CDS encoding NAD-dependent epimerase/dehydratase family protein: MYSGKVLVTGATGHLGANLVRRLLADGEEIRVLMRRGHDNGALAGLDVERVYGDLRDFAAVDAAVRGCSRVYHSAALVSTIDGNAAHKREVFDTNVLGTRYILQAAARHSVDKVVVSGSLSATGYQPDIPSHEGMPFYPFDRHPPYGFSKHLVEHEALRAHADGLQVVVATACAIVGPHDYVPSRMGRVLIDYAHGRLRAYIPGGFEFVSTRDIAEGHVLAMRKGRSGQKYIMSTAYASVDELMSLYEQVTGRPPPRLRLPAPVMAALAEVADKTWFRVFPNRPRRFTPAAVRLLQMRRRADHEKAKRELGYGPTSLAEAIREAYDDFVRRGVIVPLK, from the coding sequence ATGTATTCGGGAAAAGTTCTCGTCACCGGAGCAACCGGCCATCTCGGCGCCAACCTGGTACGCCGCCTGCTGGCCGACGGCGAAGAAATCCGCGTCCTGATGCGCCGGGGACACGACAACGGGGCCTTGGCGGGGCTCGACGTGGAGCGGGTTTACGGCGATCTCCGGGATTTTGCGGCAGTTGACGCGGCCGTGCGCGGCTGTTCCCGTGTCTATCACAGCGCGGCCCTGGTTTCGACCATAGACGGGAACGCCGCCCATAAGCGCGAGGTATTCGATACCAATGTCCTCGGCACGCGGTACATTCTTCAAGCAGCCGCCCGTCACTCGGTCGACAAGGTCGTGGTTTCCGGATCGCTCAGCGCTACCGGCTACCAGCCCGACATTCCCAGCCACGAGGGTATGCCGTTCTATCCTTTCGATCGCCACCCGCCCTACGGCTTCAGCAAGCATCTGGTCGAACACGAAGCTCTGCGCGCCCATGCCGACGGACTCCAGGTGGTCGTCGCCACCGCCTGCGCCATCGTCGGCCCCCATGACTACGTGCCGTCGCGCATGGGACGCGTGCTCATAGACTACGCCCACGGCCGGCTCAGAGCCTATATCCCCGGCGGCTTCGAATTCGTCTCGACCCGCGATATTGCCGAAGGCCATGTCCTCGCCATGCGGAAAGGCCGTTCCGGACAGAAGTACATCATGAGCACCGCCTACGCCAGCGTCGATGAGCTGATGTCCCTTTACGAACAGGTGACCGGCCGGCCGCCGCCGCGGCTGCGCTTGCCGGCACCCGTCATGGCCGCGTTGGCGGAAGTGGCCGACAAAACCTGGTTCCGGGTATTTCCCAACCGGCCCAGGCGATTCACGCCCGCTGCGGTACGCCTGCTGCAGATGCGGCGCCGGGCGGATCACGAGAAGGCCAAACGCGAGTTGGGCTATGGTCCGACCAGCCTGGCCGAAGCGATTCGGGAAGCCTACGACGATTTCGTGCGCCGTGGTGTCATCGTCCCGCTGAAATAA
- a CDS encoding DUF3301 domain-containing protein: protein MNIVFLLVLGGLAWLWFDSFAAREAGIRAVRTACEADGLQLLDETIALSSLRLKRNEAGRLALARVYSFEYSDTGDNRRRGSVHLLGHKVTLLNVGLRLAASNGRLR, encoded by the coding sequence TTGAACATTGTCTTTCTCCTCGTATTGGGAGGACTCGCCTGGTTATGGTTCGACAGCTTCGCGGCACGCGAAGCCGGCATCCGGGCCGTGCGGACGGCCTGTGAAGCGGACGGATTGCAACTGCTCGACGAGACGATCGCTCTCAGCAGTTTGCGGCTTAAAAGGAACGAAGCCGGGAGATTGGCCTTGGCGCGGGTTTACTCTTTCGAGTACAGCGATACCGGCGACAACCGCCGCCGCGGAAGCGTCCATCTGCTCGGCCACAAGGTCACGCTGCTCAATGTCGGGCTGCGCCTGGCGGCGTCCAACGGCAGACTGCGGTAG
- a CDS encoding IS110 family RNA-guided transposase: MPTFYLGIDVAKAKLDCALRLPNGKFRTKVIANSQDGFATLVTWLTGPEARNVHVCMEATGVYWEDVAQCLATQGFTVSVINPAQIKAYAASRLTRTKTDAVDARLIAEFCAERHPPPWQARSEAEIALRALVLRLDALQALRTQESNRLEVARDAVRTNIQEHLNWLDQQIKSLIKTINEHIDSNPDLKGKRELLESIPGIGERTIAILLAFYAEPSRFANSRQAVAFAGLDPRRQESGTSVKTKPRLSKVGHAFLRKALYMPAMVILYKTAWGQPFKNRLALSGKPAKLIIGAMMRKLLQVAFGVLKSGKPFDPALHGT; encoded by the coding sequence ATGCCCACGTTTTATCTCGGAATTGACGTCGCCAAAGCCAAACTGGACTGCGCGTTACGCCTCCCCAACGGGAAGTTCCGAACCAAAGTCATCGCCAACTCCCAAGACGGGTTCGCCACCCTCGTCACTTGGCTCACCGGCCCAGAGGCACGGAATGTTCACGTGTGCATGGAAGCCACTGGGGTGTATTGGGAAGACGTCGCCCAGTGCTTGGCTACCCAAGGGTTCACTGTCAGCGTCATCAACCCCGCCCAAATCAAAGCCTATGCCGCTTCCCGCTTAACCCGGACCAAAACCGATGCCGTCGATGCGCGCCTCATCGCCGAATTTTGCGCCGAACGCCATCCGCCTCCCTGGCAGGCGAGAAGCGAAGCCGAAATCGCCTTGCGCGCGCTCGTGTTGCGTCTGGATGCGTTGCAAGCCCTGCGGACCCAGGAAAGTAACCGCCTGGAGGTCGCCCGGGACGCGGTGCGCACCAACATTCAAGAACACCTGAATTGGCTCGATCAGCAGATCAAGAGCCTGATCAAAACCATCAATGAGCACATCGACTCTAACCCCGATCTGAAGGGAAAGCGCGAATTACTCGAGAGCATCCCCGGTATCGGGGAACGCACCATCGCCATTCTGCTCGCCTTCTATGCCGAGCCCAGCCGCTTCGCCAATAGCCGACAAGCCGTCGCCTTCGCCGGGCTCGACCCGCGCCGGCAGGAGTCCGGAACGAGCGTGAAAACCAAGCCGCGGCTGTCCAAAGTCGGCCATGCCTTCTTGCGCAAAGCCCTCTACATGCCGGCTATGGTGATCCTGTATAAGACCGCTTGGGGCCAGCCCTTCAAGAACCGGCTCGCGCTCTCGGGCAAGCCCGCCAAGCTCATCATCGGTGCCATGATGCGCAAGCTCCTCCAGGTCGCTTTCGGCGTCCTCAAGTCCGGAAAACCCTTCGATCCAGCACTCCATGGCACTTGA
- the msrP gene encoding protein-methionine-sulfoxide reductase catalytic subunit MsrP, with protein sequence MLIKKPSDIKLSEITPRELFYGRRRFLQLAAGASALALVPPGLAAGEKLPDVRKSDYVLPDKATPYEDITRYNNFYEFGTDKEAPAQRSGSLKTRPWTVAVEGEVRKPKIYDIDELLKLAPLEERVYRLRCVEAWSMVVPWVGFPLGELIKRAEPTGNAKFVAFTTLLDPEQMPGQRSAVLDWPYVEGLRMDEAMHPLTLLAVGLYGEVLPKQNGAPIRLVVPWKYGFKSAKSIVRIRFVEKQPVSTWMKAGTREYGFYANVNPEVDHPRWSQAKERRIGEFFKRPTLPFNGYGNQVAQLYAGMDLRKFF encoded by the coding sequence ATGCTGATTAAGAAACCCTCCGATATCAAGCTCTCGGAGATCACCCCGCGCGAGCTGTTCTACGGGCGAAGGCGCTTCCTGCAACTCGCGGCCGGCGCCTCGGCCCTGGCTCTCGTGCCGCCCGGACTCGCCGCCGGCGAGAAGCTGCCGGATGTCCGGAAAAGCGATTACGTGCTGCCGGACAAGGCCACGCCTTACGAGGACATCACCCGCTACAACAATTTCTACGAGTTCGGTACCGACAAGGAAGCGCCCGCGCAACGGTCGGGAAGCCTCAAGACCCGGCCCTGGACGGTGGCGGTGGAGGGCGAAGTCCGCAAGCCCAAGATCTACGATATCGACGAGCTATTGAAACTGGCGCCGCTGGAAGAGCGCGTCTATCGCCTGCGCTGCGTCGAAGCCTGGTCCATGGTGGTGCCCTGGGTGGGCTTTCCTTTGGGGGAACTGATCAAGCGGGCGGAACCCACGGGCAACGCCAAGTTCGTGGCGTTCACTACCCTGCTGGACCCGGAGCAGATGCCGGGCCAGCGCTCGGCGGTGCTGGACTGGCCCTATGTCGAAGGGCTGCGCATGGACGAGGCCATGCACCCCTTGACCCTGCTCGCGGTGGGGCTGTACGGCGAAGTCCTGCCCAAGCAGAACGGCGCGCCGATCCGGCTGGTGGTGCCCTGGAAGTACGGCTTCAAGAGTGCCAAATCCATTGTGCGCATCCGCTTCGTGGAAAAGCAGCCGGTTTCCACCTGGATGAAGGCGGGTACGCGGGAATATGGGTTCTACGCCAACGTGAACCCGGAGGTCGACCATCCCCGCTGGAGCCAGGCCAAGGAGCGCCGCATCGGCGAATTCTTCAAGCGTCCCACCTTGCCGTTCAACGGGTATGGGAATCAGGTGGCGCAGCTTTATGCGGGGATGGATTTGCGCAAGTTCTTTTAG